The following nucleotide sequence is from Pasteurella multocida.
CTGGGAAAATGTCAGATTGAGCACCACAATTAACTGTCCAAGAAACACCTTGAGCTGCGTTACCACTCGCTGTCAGCGTATAGCTAATTCCTTCCAAGCTCCCTTGTCCAGTGACAGTAATTACCCCAGCTTTAACCGTGATGGCTTTTAAATATTTTTTACTTGCTGCAGCATCAGCACGAATACCATGACTTCCTGCATTACAATTCGTTGTACTATTTGTATTATAGATACAAAGCTCTACCTCAGCACGATAAGGAGCTGCGGCTTGCAATAATTCAGAGATTGCCGCTTTTTTTGTATAATTTTGATAAGATGGCACGGCAATCGTGGCTAAAATCGCAATAATGGCAATGACAATCATTAATTCAATTAGCGTAAACCCTTTTTTAATCGAAAAGAAA
It contains:
- the ppdD gene encoding prepilin peptidase-dependent pilin, translated to MKKAIFFSIKKGFTLIELMIVIAIIAILATIAVPSYQNYTKKAAISELLQAAAPYRAEVELCIYNTNSTTNCNAGSHGIRADAAASKKYLKAITVKAGVITVTGQGSLEGISYTLTASGNAAQGVSWTVNCGAQSDIFPAGFCA